One genomic segment of Occultella kanbiaonis includes these proteins:
- a CDS encoding inositol monophosphatase family protein translates to MDTDAVLDLLKETAATVITPRFRALAEGQVFEKAPGDLVTVADRESEILIAEALQAAYPDALILGEEATSADNTLLQAFATAEHSFTIDPVDGTKNFVNGSPDHAVMVAELRGGKPVRSWIWVPEREEAFVAEADAGAYRNGTRIERGAPADGAELRGVTSSEPLRSQAPAPLRIGDSWMCAGVDYANLALGEVDYVGFRNDWPWDHAPGALLVAEAGGFTGRLDGSAYAPRRVGVPWLIGAASADVFEEVRGPIASLVG, encoded by the coding sequence ATGGATACCGACGCCGTCCTCGACCTGCTGAAGGAGACGGCCGCGACCGTCATCACCCCGCGATTCCGCGCGCTCGCCGAGGGGCAGGTGTTCGAGAAGGCCCCCGGGGACCTGGTGACCGTGGCGGACCGCGAGAGTGAGATCCTCATCGCCGAGGCGTTGCAGGCGGCCTACCCGGACGCCCTCATCCTCGGCGAGGAGGCGACCTCCGCCGACAACACGCTGCTGCAGGCGTTCGCGACGGCGGAGCACTCCTTCACCATCGACCCGGTGGACGGCACGAAGAACTTCGTGAACGGATCCCCCGACCACGCGGTGATGGTGGCCGAGCTGCGGGGCGGGAAGCCGGTGCGCTCCTGGATCTGGGTGCCCGAACGCGAGGAGGCGTTCGTGGCCGAGGCCGATGCGGGTGCGTACCGGAACGGGACCCGGATCGAGCGCGGTGCCCCAGCCGACGGCGCCGAACTGCGCGGCGTGACCTCGAGCGAACCCCTGCGCAGCCAGGCCCCGGCGCCACTGCGGATCGGCGACTCCTGGATGTGCGCCGGCGTGGACTACGCGAACCTCGCCCTCGGCGAGGTGGACTACGTCGGCTTCCGCAACGACTGGCCGTGGGACCACGCGCCCGGTGCGCTGCTCGTGGCCGAGGCCGGGGGCTTCACCGGGCGGCTCGACGGGTCGGCCTACGCGCCCCGCCGGGTCGGCGTACCCTGGCTCATCGGCGCCGCCTCGGCGGACGTGTTCGAGGAGGTCCGGGGACCGATCGCGAGCCTGGTCGGCTAG
- the moaA gene encoding GTP 3',8-cyclase MoaA, with protein MSVSPDLASPIVDRYGRVHRDLRISLTDKCNLRCTYCMPAEGVPWLHKENILTTDELVRVAEVAAALGIVEVRLTGGEPLLRPDAVDVVARMSAIIGEDGPLELSMTTNGIRLPQLAEPLVEAGLTRVNVSLDTLRRDRFHDLTRRDKLPEVLAGIDAAIAAGLAPVKINAVAMRGVNDDELVDLVAFARDKGAEMRFIEQMPLDAGHTWTRAAMVTGEEILAELEQVFEIAEFGDRGTSPAERFLIDGGPTTVGVIRSVTLPFCGACDRVRLTADGQLRNCLFAREESDLLGVLRSGGTDDDIAALMHTCIAGKLPGHGIDDPGFLQPDRPMSAIGG; from the coding sequence ATGAGCGTCTCGCCGGACCTGGCCAGCCCGATCGTCGACCGGTACGGGCGGGTGCACCGCGACCTGCGGATCTCCCTCACGGACAAGTGCAACCTGCGCTGTACCTACTGCATGCCTGCCGAGGGCGTGCCGTGGCTGCACAAGGAGAACATCCTCACCACGGACGAACTCGTGCGGGTCGCCGAGGTCGCGGCCGCACTCGGCATCGTTGAGGTACGGCTCACCGGCGGGGAACCGCTGCTGCGCCCGGACGCGGTGGACGTGGTCGCACGGATGTCCGCGATCATCGGCGAGGACGGTCCGCTCGAGCTGTCCATGACCACGAACGGGATCCGGCTGCCGCAACTCGCCGAGCCGCTGGTCGAGGCTGGCCTGACCCGCGTGAACGTCAGCCTCGACACGCTGCGCCGCGACCGGTTCCACGACCTCACTCGCAGGGACAAGCTCCCCGAGGTGCTCGCCGGCATCGACGCCGCGATCGCCGCTGGCCTCGCGCCCGTGAAGATCAACGCCGTCGCGATGCGGGGCGTGAACGACGACGAGCTCGTGGACCTGGTCGCCTTCGCCCGGGACAAGGGCGCCGAGATGCGGTTCATCGAGCAGATGCCGCTGGACGCCGGCCACACCTGGACCCGGGCCGCGATGGTCACCGGCGAGGAGATCCTCGCCGAGCTGGAGCAGGTGTTCGAGATCGCCGAGTTCGGGGACCGCGGCACCTCTCCCGCCGAGCGGTTCCTGATCGACGGCGGTCCCACCACCGTGGGCGTGATCCGTTCTGTGACGCTCCCGTTCTGCGGGGCCTGCGACCGGGTCCGGCTGACGGCGGACGGACAGTTGCGCAACTGTCTCTTCGCCCGTGAGGAGTCCGACCTGCTCGGCGTCCTGCGCAGCGGCGGCACCGACGACGACATCGCGGCGCTCATGCACACCTGCATCGCGGGCAAGCTGCCCGGTCACGGCATCGACGACCCGGGCTTCCTCCAGCCGGACCGTCCGATGAGTGCCATCGGGGGCTGA
- a CDS encoding molybdenum cofactor biosynthesis protein MoaE: MSVRLTAISAEPLDAAAHVAAVSDSSTGAVASFLGTVRDHSPDAAGTVTGLEYSAHPDAPRVLAEIAERVAAAHPDVALAVSHRTGDVAVGGLAIVACAGSAHRAAAFDACRDLVEVVKAELPMWKKQNLADGSHTWVGSA, encoded by the coding sequence ATGAGCGTGCGCCTGACCGCGATCTCCGCCGAGCCGCTCGATGCGGCCGCACACGTGGCCGCCGTCTCCGACTCGAGTACCGGCGCCGTCGCCAGCTTCCTGGGCACGGTGCGCGACCACAGCCCCGACGCGGCCGGCACGGTGACCGGGCTGGAGTACAGCGCGCACCCGGACGCCCCGCGGGTGCTCGCCGAGATCGCCGAGCGGGTCGCCGCCGCGCACCCGGACGTCGCACTCGCGGTGAGCCACCGCACCGGGGACGTCGCCGTCGGGGGGCTCGCCATCGTCGCGTGCGCCGGCAGCGCCCACCGGGCCGCGGCCTTCGACGCGTGCCGTGACCTCGTCGAGGTCGTCAAGGCGGAGCTGCCGATGTGGAAGAAGCAGAACCTCGCGGACGGCAGCCACACCTGGGTGGGTTCGGCATGA
- a CDS encoding MogA/MoaB family molybdenum cofactor biosynthesis protein has protein sequence MQNGIRTVVITVSDRCASGEREDVSGARAAALLAEAGYDVGPVQVVPDGADAVEAALRGAVDGGARLVLTSGGTGISPRDRTPEGTARVLDRELPGIGEELRRRDAAAVPTAILSRGLAGTSGRALVVNAPGSPGGAASAVAVVLPLVTHVLSQLDGGDHG, from the coding sequence ATGCAGAACGGTATACGGACGGTTGTGATCACGGTCTCGGACCGGTGCGCGTCCGGAGAGCGCGAGGACGTCTCCGGCGCCCGCGCCGCCGCCCTGCTCGCCGAGGCGGGGTACGACGTCGGGCCGGTCCAGGTGGTCCCGGACGGCGCCGACGCCGTCGAGGCAGCCCTGCGGGGCGCCGTCGACGGCGGTGCCCGGCTCGTGCTGACCAGCGGCGGTACCGGCATCTCGCCGCGGGACCGAACCCCCGAGGGGACGGCGCGCGTCCTCGACCGGGAACTGCCCGGGATCGGCGAGGAACTGCGCCGCCGCGACGCGGCCGCCGTGCCGACGGCGATCCTGAGCCGCGGACTGGCCGGCACCTCGGGCCGGGCGCTCGTGGTCAACGCCCCCGGTTCCCCGGGGGGCGCCGCCTCCGCGGTGGCCGTGGTGCTGCCGCTCGTGACCCACGTGCTGAGCCAGTTGGACGGCGGTGACCACGGATGA
- a CDS encoding HD domain-containing protein, translating to MGVIDAPQWVLSAWRRSLEAVGATADREAIEARGEALIGRWSEPDRIHHNMKRLIGVLARVDELAPETHHPDIVRIAAWYHGAVFNAAAREAYAHRGGVDEAASAALARIELTELGVPEKVVNRIAELISVLARHAAPATDIDAQALCDADLGGLAAEPQKYEAYRREVREEYRHIPQRDYLEARLRIVTKLLGRTHLFRSPLGRDWEDAARENLNAELARLTSELATLPPRAEDEPDPNRADVARSGSDPDADDAGFGLSDQAPEPQDSERPTRTAVPDVDLPAERAPAPDPSRAAEGTWPNRPPSMRSADAEPAEDEAQHETSLSRPPRMPARQRPTSD from the coding sequence ATGGGCGTCATCGACGCACCACAGTGGGTCCTGTCCGCATGGCGCAGGAGTCTGGAGGCGGTGGGTGCCACCGCCGACCGCGAGGCGATCGAGGCCCGCGGGGAAGCACTGATCGGCCGATGGTCCGAGCCGGACCGGATCCACCACAACATGAAGCGGCTCATCGGGGTGCTCGCCCGGGTCGACGAACTCGCCCCGGAGACCCACCACCCGGACATCGTGCGCATCGCCGCCTGGTACCACGGGGCCGTCTTCAACGCGGCCGCCCGCGAGGCCTACGCCCACCGGGGTGGGGTGGACGAGGCGGCCTCCGCCGCCCTCGCGCGCATCGAGCTCACCGAACTCGGGGTCCCGGAGAAGGTCGTCAACCGGATCGCGGAACTGATCTCCGTGCTGGCTCGCCACGCCGCACCGGCCACGGACATCGACGCCCAGGCCCTCTGTGATGCCGACCTCGGTGGCCTCGCGGCCGAACCGCAGAAGTACGAGGCCTACCGGCGCGAGGTGCGCGAGGAGTACCGGCACATCCCGCAGCGGGACTACCTCGAGGCCCGGCTGAGGATCGTGACGAAGCTGCTCGGCCGGACCCACCTGTTCCGGTCCCCGCTCGGGCGGGACTGGGAGGACGCGGCCCGGGAGAACCTGAACGCCGAGCTGGCGCGCCTCACCAGCGAACTCGCGACCCTGCCTCCGCGCGCGGAGGACGAGCCGGATCCGAACCGGGCGGACGTGGCACGTTCGGGGTCCGACCCGGACGCGGACGACGCCGGGTTCGGACTCTCCGACCAGGCGCCGGAGCCGCAGGACTCGGAACGGCCGACCCGCACGGCGGTGCCGGACGTGGACCTCCCGGCGGAGCGAGCGCCCGCCCCCGACCCGTCCCGGGCCGCGGAGGGTACGTGGCCGAACCGGCCGCCGTCGATGCGTTCA